The region cagcaagaaaaaaaaattgtacctaCGAATTTTTAAGTCATCAGGTTTAGAGTTCCTGAATACTTTATCAGATAGTTATGAATATTACAATAGTACAGACTTTATGCCTGTATTGCTTTTGTATATTTCTCAAGTATGTCTTTGTAAACCTTCAAGGTGCTGAAATTTAATTCAACTTAAAATAGGTTTTTTATACTTGCTTTTCACTAATCCCTTAATGATTTCACAGAACTAAAGTACAGAAATGAGagtataaatgaggaaaataaccCTTAAATTTCTtgatcttaaaattaaaaaaaaatgaaatagttaaaaatgagaataaccaTTGTAAAGGATGAGTTTGATTCAGCTAAGGACTGCATTTTCCTAAGGTTAGTGAGGCTGTTGACAGTGTGCTTTATCCCTGGGCCGTCTGTTTTCATGCTTTGTAGTTTGTGCAGAGGACTGGTCAGAAGAGGTTCCCAGTAGTTGGAAGTGATGCCAGTGTGCTTTAAAATGCTGGGCCCAAAAGACCAGGCGGAGAATCCAGTCTGCCTGGGGCAGACCACCTAGGAGCACCTTGAAAGGTTTCTTTCTGTGACCAAATACGGTTACTGAGATTGAGACCTTTGTAGCTCATTAATCTGCTTAAACACTTTTGGGAAAATGTAGGTATTACTTTCATTGAGTTGCTTTAGATCTCATTTTACTACCTACTTCATCTTTCTATACTTTGCTCCATTTAGGTTTGCGAGATGAAAAACTGcaataaatgtatctattttgaAGCTAAGAAGAAACAAGATCTCTATATGTGGTAAGAGAATGTGTTAAGATTTGGGTGGAACTTCTTTTAAGTGGTTTATTCTTTATACCTCTTTTTACAAATTCCTTTCAGCCTTTTATTGTTAAAAGACAGGGCCAGGGGATGAAGTAAACTCAGCGAAGTtgaaacctttaaagaaaatacatgaatGTTATGAACACATTATAGTATGATTTAACTATAAAGAGGAGGTAAACAATTTACTACATTCTAAATTCTAATTTATAGAAAagcttcctttatattttttaggcTTTCAAATTCACCTCATGGACCATCTGCTAAATTCCTAGTTCAAAATAGTAAGTTGactcaatttaaaattttatgagaaaattgaaaaaattttggGATAATTTGCCAAAATTACAACTTTTTTTGTTGTCTAATTTTTCTAGTTCATACCCTAGCTGAACTAAAGATGACTGGGAACTGTTTGAAAGGTTCGCGGCCCCTTCTGTCTTTCGACCCTGTAAGTTTTTCCTTTAgtacatgaaatgtaacaacttCTTCTGCGTGGTTGTTTTTCATGGATACAGTTGTATGATTCAGTTTAGTTAATATAAAAGACAgttttaaacaaaacactttgCTGTTGTCAAATAATcagttcactttatttttataggctTTTGATGAATTACCACATTATGCTTTGTTGAAAGAACTCTTAATTCAGGTAAATATCTTAAAGTATTTCTGGTAATATATTATAAATGGGTGTTTTCCTTTGGACTTTTTCTTAACTCAGtaatctaaaattaaaacacGTTGGATCGTAGAATAGGAGCTAacgtatcatttttttttttactagatcTTCAGTACACCACGGTATCACCCCAAAAGCCAGCCATTTGTGGACCACATATTTACTTTCACGGTTTTGGATAACAGGATATGGTTTCGGAACTTTCAGGTTAGCTTTAGTTAATTTTTCGTTACACTTTGGAATAATTTAGGACAAACAGTGCCActatatgtttagtttttttaaaaaaagaaattgcctgAAGATCCATGAGGTAACTGAGTTCCAAATTTGTGACAGGTGCTGTGAAGTATATAGTAAAATGTAAGTTTCTCTCATGAGGTTCTAACCTGGGGCAGGAGTGGGTGGTTAAGACTTAGAAAAACATAACCTCTGTAGAAGGCATTTAATGAGAACTGTTGGATGAGTCACACGGTGACTCAGTCAGAAGGGGAGGTGATTCTGGAAATCGTGAAGAAGGAATTTGGCAGGATAATAATAAATCTGCAGAGAGGTGCGAAGTGGAAGAGAACGTTGAGACAAAATTTCAGACAGCATATGGAGCCAGCTGGGCTCTTCGTGTGTTATTTATTATATTGGGTACCTTGCAAAGTGAGTTTCTTACTCTCTTCTTGACCTCTGAGGGCAGACATATTAGAGTGAACATACAGTGTTAATATTTGAAGTTCAGAAGTTGCTTCAGTGGGTAGCCATTCGAAAGTAAATTTGACCATGTACTGTACTTTATAtacctttaatttcatttgaattaggtttataaaaatgacttacagattgatttaaatttttaaagggtTCCCTATAGTTGTGCTTCAATACATTTTGTTATGGTAGTTgcacttttaaaagtttattttaaccACAGGTTTTCAAGAATCCATGCATATGGAATCTCATGCATATGAGAAGCAAGATACAAATTGTAACAAATTCAAGCTACTCAATTTTAAAAGGACACACTGAAAAACCTTGGTATTTCCCCTGACAACTGCCTGTAACTAATCCATTTCAGGAAATACTGATAGTTTGGTACCTTTCACCTccaccttaattttattttcagtttttttaggCACATTTGAAATGAGGTTATAGCCATTACACCTTTTCAGGTAGGATATCCAAACCAAAatgatatgtttcttttttattaaagatcATAGAAGAAGATGCTGCTCTTGTAGAAATAGGACCTCGTTTTGTCTTAAATCTCATAAAGATTTTCCAGGGAAGTTTTGGAGGACCAACTTTGTATGAAAATCCTCACTACCAGTCACCAAACATGGTAAGCTGTTGTTGTTGGTTGGTGGTGTACCATGTCCCAGAACTCTTCTGGGCCAAAATAATTCTGTCCGGTAATTACCGTTCTCTTAACCATGCAACTGGATTTTGGTTTTGCAGCATACAGTcttcaaattactttttttccctAATGGTTTGGGATTAAGAAAAATAGGGTTCATAAGATAATGTACTTGCCATATATTAAATGTCTATTTGTACTTCAGAAGCatctaattttgttttgtttctagcATCGGCGTATTGTAAGATCCATGACAGCtgcaaaatacaaagagaaacagcAAGTTAAAGAGGTGcagaaactgagaaagaaagaaccaCAGACGATTCTTCCACATGATCCCACTGCAGATGTTTTCATCACACCTGCTGAGGAAAAGCCGATAGAAATACAGTGGGTAAAACCGGAGCCAAAAGTCGATTTGAACgcaagaaagaaaaggatttataaaaggcaaagaaaaatgaaacagaagatgaacagtgggaatgcaaaatgaatCACTGGATAACtacatttttcagttattttatatttatttcatacacTGTGTAAATAGTTGTATTATTCAGCACACATCTAATTAGTgtggcatttaaaagaaaaaaaatgaaaatcttgtGGTTTCAGTGctatgtttttctaaataaaatatcgCCAGAACTCTCCCATTTCTGTCTTTTCAAAGTTTATTCGGTTAAATGTAAGGTGTAGGCCTGCCATCTTGGATGACAATTTTTGGTTTAGCAAAGTTGAAGTTTAAACAGACTACTTGGGTCATTTGTAAAACAAAGCATCAGGAGCTTTGAGAGGTGGACTGGGGGTGTAAAGTGGAGGTTGACTTCTAGGAAGGGAAGCATCTTACTGAAGTTTGAGTCCCTGAATCACCCATTAATGAGGCCTTGGAAAAGCCATCCACTGATCTGGTTTTCTGACCTccaaaaagtagaataaaaatctttaagtTTTGAAAATCAAATGAGTTATTACATGtgtttaaagcattttattttagaagcaaCAGGTATAAATTACTTACTAAATTGatagtaaaacaaagaaaaatggggTATTTGTTATAAGGTCCTAGAACATTTGAATTTCTCCCCTTATAAAAGTTACTTGAAGCAAAGAGAGCACTCGGTTTACCATCTGAGAGGTAGATTAGGAAGTGACAGGGAAGGAGATTCTGGGTGCCAGGGGCCGGGAGCAGTTAAGTGGggtatatgtatatactataCGTAAATCTAAACTAATAAAATTGGGTCATGCATGTGGTGTTCTGTGATCcacttatttttacatattcCCTATGTCTGTTCTATATGATTAGTAACTGCATAGTATTCTGCTCTATACTGTAGCTACATAATCAGTGTTTTGTTGGATATTAggtaatctttttttcttctataggtGCTTGAAGCAAACATGTCTATACATAAGTTATTTTGTCCAACTCTTGGGATTTCCTCTAAGTGGAACTTGGGTCAGAGGTTGTGAATACTAAAACATTTTGGTTGCTCCCCTAAATATTGTACCTCACCAGGGGTTAGAGCCTTCATTTCCTTGTACTGTTGCCAGTGATGAAATATCAATTGGATTTTGGTTAGGGCttggttttcttttgtgattAATCTTGTTTTGGGGTGGTGGTGATTTTTTACTAGTTTGTAAGAGCTCTTTTACATAGTAAGGTTATTCTAGACATCTTTACTAGTTCACTTACATTTTAGTTTTGCCATTAAATGTAGGCAGGATGAACAATTTTTCATGCtattttctcttaatattttgcTAAGAAAGTACATAATGGGTCTATCTTGAAATAGTCTAAATGAGGCTACTTGAAACCTAAATGATGCAGGTAATTCAGGTCAGGTTCTGCTACACTTGTATGTGGCCAAGGAAGGTCAAATCTGTTCAGTATTTTAGGCAATTAAATCTGGCCTTGGATGAAAAGATAACTGCATAAGATAATTAATTATAGGTTATAAACATAACCTGGATCAACAAGTTGTGAGTTTGAAGACAGTATTTTTTACTTAATCCATTTTGATGTGTGTGGTAGAGTTTTCATGGAATTTCCAAGTTAACAACTTTGATTATCAGTTCCCACATATATTTTCCTATTCCAAATTACTTCCCTTTCATTTATATGAGTATCTCATTTGAATGAGAATTCCTCATCTCCTAAATCCACGTTCATTTGGAAGCTAATGTGTTTAATAATGACGTTCCTTTAGACTGAAATTTACACCCAGTATAATTGTTAAATTTTCTATGCAACGTTATAGGCAAAAATAGATCCCTTTTCCTCAggagaaaaaaaggcaagtgACTCAAGTTATAAGCAAAAGAAGATGtagttaaaggaagaaaaaagtcctTTGTCACTtttgtccctgcccccacccccccaattcCATTCTCAGAGGGGGGAATGTTCTCATTTTTTCTCTGCATTCAAACTTCTCAGTTCCTGTGCGTTACTGTTTTTCAAAACGAAGCTGTATAGTATCCTCCTTTGAAAACAGGCAAATGTATGAATTCCAAGTAGAGATTTGGGTGGACAGTGGTGTGGAGAAACTGCAGGtttagagttgttttgttttgattgtgCAGGGAGCAGAGTATTAGGGTATTAGGGACAAAGGGACTCTTCCTAAATTTTGGGTACCCCAATGCTGTACAACTGATGTAGAGCCAGCCTTTCTCTAACCATACATGGTTAACACAGAACCCCCTAGGTGATTATGTAAACATTACACATTACAGTGAAATTTATTGGTGAGTTGGTGCATTTTTATGACAATTAGGATGCTATTTAGACACCTTATCAAATTACTTGGAACAGTTGTACAGATCTTCCATCCTCTAACAGTGTATCTGTTAGATCAAGGAAAACTATAGTTAAATACTATGCCTTAACTGAATTCTTAACCTAAGCAAACTTGGAAGTGTAGAATGAGAGGCCTttaccttccccttcttcttccccccagGCGCCTTGCCTTTGCTTTgcctttctcctaagctccaagggcccttctgcctctgtaacttgtttcctgagcctgcgCAGCCCAGCTGACTGATTTCTacacctctgtaactttctaaataagaattatcttataatttgaaaaaaaaaggtgatgGATGCACAATTTCATCCATTAAACATTTAGTATGTTAAAGTGTTGATATTTCCCTTCTAAATTGTTAAGTGAACTTACTTGCTGTTACTCCTCATGCATATTGGTCAGAATGGAAAATATTAGGGATCTCATTAGGTGGCAGCCGAAGAGAATTGGAGAGTTAAAAAACTGGTGTTTTTTCATCGTTCAGTCCAACTGCTGAACCCTGTTGATTAGTTGTGAAGGCTCGAGCAAAGCAGTGGCCTGAGCTGCTTGGGCATGAGCTGCTTCCTACGTAAAAACGTGGCTGAGTTGAGAAATGACCAGAACCACGACAAGATGTTTTCCACTATTTTCTGCCACCTTTCAGCCTTCAGGACGGCTGACCAGTAGATGCCACTCACACTGACCACCCTCTGTGCCCCTCATAATGGCATACACCGTGGCCCCGCCTCCCACCTGCAGCAGGCCCGCCCCTCTcgccgcggccccgcctcctgtcCGCGCCGTCGTCCCGCCTCCCACTGGGCTTTTTCCGGCACgagtcctccctcctcccatgcGGAGTCGCGGCCGCCGGCGCCGCCCCCTCCGCGCCTCCGCGTGCCGCAGCCCGCGCCGCCGGTCTCCACCGCGCGCCTCCGCCgccccgcgccgccgccgccgccgtgcTCGCTGGCTGGCCCAGTGCGGGCGCCCGGCTCCCGCCGCAGGAGAGGATCATCAGCGCCACCAGCACTCTGACCCGCGCCCGGGTCCCAGCCCCGCCCCGGGCCCCGGCCCCCGGTCCGGCCGGGCGATGAAGTGTCACTACGAGGTGCTGGGGGTGCGGCGCGACGCCAGCGAGGAGGAGCTCAGGAAGGCCTATCGGAAGCTGGCCCTGAAATGGCACCCGGGTAACTACTCTGCAACCGCCGCGGTCCCTCGCAGTCCCTGGCCTCGCGACCTTTTCACCCCTCTCCCCGGAGTAACTTCCCGGAGTAAGCGGGAACCGGGCTCTGCCTCGACTTACCCGTCCTGGAGCTTCCCTTGCCCAGGAAACTGTGCCTGAGATCCCGTCCGGCCCGGGTCCCCGGCCAGGTGGCCCCTGTGCGTTCCTCCCAAAGCGCgtcctcttctccctgcccctcggTGGGCGCAGCCCTTCACCCCCAGGCTTCGCTCGAGCGCTGGGCACTCTTTTCCTTCCCAGACGCCCTCTCACCTCTCCCTGAAGTCTATGGTTCCCGCACTGCCGCTCGATTGGGAAAGACGACATTCTCGAAACTTCGGTTGCTCCTCCCACCTCTTTGTGGACCCCGGGAGGCAGGAGGATTCCGGAGTTCTAAACCCAGTCCTACCTCtggcttgtgctgggcttgccTCCCCTGCCGCTCCAGCTCCTGGGCTGCCCTTACTGATCGCGGCATCCCTGCTACTTAAGTGTAATTTACGGCCCCTGTCTCATTCAAATTAAGGCATTGGGATCATTCTTCCTAGTGAAGTTTGGATGTTTACTTAGAAGTATTCCTCGTTTGAATGTTTCATTTGGTTGTAGTCCAGGCCCGTGTGACTTTTGTGTAATAGTATGCTCTTCCAGACTGGAAAACTAAGGCAAGAGTGGCTTTCCTGTTAGCACTGATCGATAAGCATGTTTCTAGTCTCCCGGATGTGCAAGTTATTACACTGTTCTGAAGCACTGAGGCAGACCTCAGTGTTGCTGGGAAAGCATGCCTTACGCACATGAAAAGTTAAACACAAGTGCCAACAAAGTAGCACAACGGATGTAATTGGTGATTGGAGTAATAGAATAACTAGTCACGCTCCAGGAATTCGGGAGAAGAGGGAGTTTCCACTGTGTGCTGAGAGGTGGGAGGCCTTCCCCTGGCAGAGGAGGAGCCTGGGTTGTAGCTGGATCctaggggagtgggatggggaagaGTGAACTTAGCCGTGCAGGGCGGGGCGGGTGGTGGGCGAAAGGTGGTCCAGGGCACAGTTGGACTGAAAGGCAGTGTTTGCTGGAAGTCTGCAAACGTGGGTTGAGAGAAGAGCTGTTGGAAAGGTCAGGGACCTAAAGGCAGAAGGTAGTGTGTGTAGCTGATGGAACAAGAAGTACAGGTAGGGGGTTTGTTCCTTGAAGTTGTCATGCTGACCAACAGGAACTCAAAAGATCTGATGAGTATTGGAAGCGAACAGGTAAATGAGCTAACTGCTCATCGCAGCAGGAAGTCAGTAGCTATATCCACGATTAATATATCCAAACAGTGTGGAAGCATTAGAAATTGAGTTAGGAATTAAAAGGAAGTTAGGAATTTGTGACTTTGTGGGCGGAAAGGTGTGAGGAAGAATATTAATGCAAGtgacaaaatacatatataattttgatgACACTTTGATAACATTTTCAAGTAGTAGTTCTGAGATTAAGTTATAAAGGGCTTTGAACGTTAGGCTAAGGACTGTGAAGTTGGTTTTTCCAGTAATGGAGAGTTGAGGCTGGCTTTATTCAGATGCCCTTGAAGGAACTGTGAAGGCACCTGAGAGGACTGACAAGGACTGAGACAGAAGTCAGGCAGAGTCTACCCCAGGAAGGTGGGGGCCCGGGTCAGGCTTGGGGTCAGTGGGAGGGGTGAGGCTGGGTTAAGAGATGTTATAAAGGGAAAATTACCACATTTGGTAATTTGGTGATTAACTGGAAATCGGTGCAAGGAGGAAATAcacaaatattactaaaataCCAGTTAACGACTTTGAAACCAAATCTGTTAGTAATTTAATGTGAATATCTTCTCTGAATGCCATAATTCATAGTATCCTAAGCATCTTTCGGTTTGGAGATGCTTGTACATTTAACAGGTAAGTACTGCTTGAGGAGATGCCTGATTTTGATATGCTTTGCTGGCTCATTAGCTTGTTAGTCtgtcattcaacaaatgtttaatttCATGTGCAAGGTGCTATGTTAGATGTTTCTGAGATTAACATATGGGCTTGGCTTCCAGGAATAATGTATAGCTCAAATAGAAGGGCTGCCCATTTTTCattgtagaaaaacaaaagaaaatacctttatttctttttttgaggacCTGAGAGGGATTCCCAGTAGGGTGAACAGTACTGCCTATGGAGATCACGCCTGGTGAAGGGCCAGCCTCAGTACTACATCTGACGACTATTCCCCAGGCCCTTAACTCTGTGGATGTGCCAGTGTGGTCCCTACCCTGCTGGCACATGCAGCCTTCGGGGTGACACTGAGAGGGGACAGGCAATTTCAGGCCGGTGAGCTGAAGGCAAACAAAAGGTGCTTATGAGCACATACGCCCAAGGTGGATTGGGTTCATGTGTGAGTAGGTAGATGTGCGTCCCTAGAAGGGACATCCAGGTCAAGACCTAAGGGGGATACAGAGCGTTcgggtggagggaggcaagagAAAGCATGGCAGGGtccaggaaggggaaggaggtgagcACGGCCAGGCCAGGAGGAGCCAGGTGTTGGAGGTCCTCCTGAACTGGGTTGGGTAGATTGGATTTAACCTGAGGGCATTGGGAGGCCAGTGAAGAGTTGGAAGCCAGGGAGATGGCTGTAGTGGGGAGAGTGGATTGAAGTAGGCAAGACTGGAGGTGGGGAGACAAGGAGGTCAAGGTCCACTGGAGTTACTCAGGACGACGAATAGGACCTAGGGATGGCAACTCTGAGCCAAGTGCCAACATTCTCAGTGAATAAGAGGCAGTGTTGTGAGGTGAGGAGACGGTGAGGGGGGAAAGAGGGTGGGATGGCCGAATGAACCTTGAAGGAATGCCAGTTTGTCGTTCGGGGTGAGTAGAGGATCAGTGGCCAGGAGGAGAGGATGCCAGCTCCGGCACCAGATCTGCCGAACGCAGCCGTGGCTGAAGGAGCCTGGCTTCCGTCAAGGCAGGGCTTCAAAGGCATGACCCATGGAATTTCCCAGAAGGCCCTGTAAAAAGGtttgggagcagagggaggagagCACAGTGGATGaagagaaaagcacaaagaatGACGTGAGAACGCCTTTGGAACTTTGATGACTGGGTTTGCCATCCCTGTGGCTTTTGCATTTGGGGAGGAATACTTATGTGGGCttccattttgaaaatgagtGCTTTTTAGCTTCTTGCTCCCATGCTTTTGGATCTCAGTTCAATCTTACAGTCAACCAGGTCAAgtatatgtaagtgaaataaaaagccATATGACagattgaaaaaattatttcagaaagaagCTTCAGTAAGAGGATTAGTTCTTATTTCCAGGTGGTACATTGATGGGTTGTATGTGTTTAAAACTCTAGCTTTCTTCCAGCTTcttggggagaaaggaagggagtggAAGGCACAGGACAGCAAGGTACGGTGCTGATGAACAGGTGAAGCAGCACCGCCCGCCTGCACCCCAAACGGGCACCTTTTTCCTTTGCCGGCTCTTCTGCCATTCTGCGTTCATCTAAATGGTGCTGTTTTATTTATCTGTCAAAGTTTTTGTTAGAGTTGATGCAGACATAGAAATCATGAGTTTTTAGCTGGACTCTCACCTTCAAGGCATGTGAGGATTGTGTTTGTCTGCCTGTGACAGGAAGCTGGCCCCCAAAGTCATTTTACTTACCTCGCATAACATGGCATCCCGAGGGGCCCATCTCAGCAGCTGCTTGATGGCAGCTCCAAAGAGCTGCTCCATCGTCCTGGTCCTTGCACCAAATGGAAGCATTTAGCCTCGAAAATAAGGTGTTTGTTATTTACTTTTTGTGTTTTATCTGTTATTTATCTCTCTTTAAAGAGAGACGTTTACCGCTGTCTGATGAGGCGTGGAAACAGGCAGGCGCCCCAGCGCAGCGGGCCTCCTCCAGGAGTTCCTTCCACGCTCTGCTCTGGGACGGGCCCTCTCTCCTCATCCGGGCGCAGCTGGGGTCCAAggccacagaatggaagaagagGAGATGGAGCGGGGACAGATTGTGTGTCACTTGCCTTTTAAGAAAGATTCTTTAAAAGCTGTCATAGAGTAGTTTTATGGCTTAGTCACATGGTCATGCCTAAGCTTCACAGCAGACCTGGAAATGGGGTCTATTCTGGTACCAGGTGCCTACCCTGGATTAGGGTTCAGTGATTACTGGAAAAGGGGGATGAACTGGCTGTCTCTACCTCAAGCCCACAATCTACCTGAAGTCATTATAATACCCTGGCTTTGGGCTGGACATAGGGGTTGGGTTAAGGGCCTAAGATGCGTGCCACCAAAGCCTGTCCcttttgtttggaaaacaaagCTTTTCCGGGGGAGCTTCACTTAATGGGCATGTGTTTCCATCTGATTGGCTGAGGTGGGTCACCTGATAACCCGACTTCAGGAAAGTCTGGGGAGGGGAGTTTTTAACCGGGTGCACTGCCCCTGTGAACAAAGTCAGGgtttggagaggaggaagagagtagCTCCTGGTGAGCAGCTGGCAGTAGTAGTAGTGTCTGCCACAGAGCGGTAATCAAGATCTAAAATAATGACAGTAGGGCGCTGAGTGTCCTCTGTTACCTAGAACCCAGTTGCCCCAGGACCACAACGAGATGGAATTTGGTAATATTAGTTAGAAATAACGGAAAACCTAACCACAACGGCTTAAATTaagagttgtttttgttttgttttgt is a window of Desmodus rotundus isolate HL8 chromosome 1, HLdesRot8A.1, whole genome shotgun sequence DNA encoding:
- the BRIX1 gene encoding ribosome biogenesis protein BRX1 homolog, yielding MAATKRKQRGDLAVPAKRTKRNEKGARPPAKQRDKAEDAEEEDRNRIPGPVCKGRWKNKERILIFSSRGINFRTRHLMQDLRMLMPHSKADTKMDRKDKLFVINEVCEMKNCNKCIYFEAKKKQDLYMWLSNSPHGPSAKFLVQNIHTLAELKMTGNCLKGSRPLLSFDPAFDELPHYALLKELLIQIFSTPRYHPKSQPFVDHIFTFTVLDNRIWFRNFQIIEEDAALVEIGPRFVLNLIKIFQGSFGGPTLYENPHYQSPNMHRRIVRSMTAAKYKEKQQVKEVQKLRKKEPQTILPHDPTADVFITPAEEKPIEIQWVKPEPKVDLNARKKRIYKRQRKMKQKMNSGNAK